One segment of Streptomyces sp. TG1A-8 DNA contains the following:
- a CDS encoding molybdopterin-binding protein, which translates to MQSYTIGQAARLLGVSPDTARRWADAGRVATHRDESGRRLIDGRDLAAFSVELARAGGGEEGASSTSVRNAFPGIVTAIKLGDVAAQVEIQAGPHRLVSLLTREAVEELGLEVGVEATARVKSTNVHVDRV; encoded by the coding sequence ATGCAGTCCTACACGATCGGCCAGGCGGCGCGGCTGCTCGGCGTCAGCCCGGACACCGCCCGCCGCTGGGCCGACGCCGGCCGGGTGGCCACCCACCGCGACGAGTCCGGGCGACGGCTCATCGACGGGCGGGACCTCGCCGCCTTCTCGGTCGAGCTGGCCAGGGCCGGCGGCGGCGAGGAGGGCGCCTCCTCCACCTCGGTCCGCAACGCCTTCCCGGGCATCGTCACCGCCATCAAGCTCGGCGACGTCGCCGCCCAGGTGGAGATCCAGGCGGGGCCGCACCGGCTGGTCTCCCTGCTGACCCGGGAAGCCGTCGAGGAACTGGGACTCGAGGTCGGCGTGGAGGCCACCGCGCGCGTCAAGTCCACGAACGTACACGTCGACCGCGTCTGA